Proteins from a genomic interval of Oncorhynchus clarkii lewisi isolate Uvic-CL-2024 chromosome 15, UVic_Ocla_1.0, whole genome shotgun sequence:
- the LOC139366907 gene encoding pleckstrin homology-like domain family B member 2: MNSMLPLKSPVSPLGYSTDYLKFSSDYRHGEVGGASSARGMRSASELRDLMDTLQRKKIALETSLRANGDASPSYFSMTQSPPTTSVTSPTSMWSAYQEQARRFYGSDRPPLSGKAAAPRSPSRRSDPPSSRTSMTRKQSYQSQDSLLISTGNGRRPLNPNSSPLLSMRNCGGSSNSVAGGDNLSSPPPSSLFPTSGAASMPSSPRLGLRSHGNHEPVPSNRTRKYSAGSIGGIMESHSCSLPRLCPSSPRSHDNGALALFSLPLTSNPLRNSSHNNSQNHTTNNNYNHNQMTNFTYSHAQNMNRNQGEGVESISLSIPESPTQAPPDVTSPSLSGGSSSPGVAKILSFTSTSSTSSLQEPQRSASRGASPGPELFLGERRREHRGGRLEPGLGLEERRQSFGKGGVGLGAGLTPPGGFRVRSGSISSLSGKEELTDYHHRQRDERLREQEVERLELQRLETILSLCSELGRSEQDREKSVGSSPSTGAGLADLQKINRELEKLQVSDDKEPVSVFFDLTVNRNGTASENNYYGNDKERQVGQRWSRDPRDNRAKSPVVTLRSSASSPTPHLPRTNQALAEEGRRRKEVTRVEEDRIQVLNNMDKLEQKIKELDNQMDESLREVEMEGALVQAEQDAELSALQQERDAVETLDTKMADMEQAPDQKPQDSEVLEAETKRFKDLEDQQMESESHHNEEEETSTQHLLREIVDYQLSTVTRKGRLVTLKKQADLITQQAQREKDSFLKERTNLQMMLQREKENHASLERKYADLTGGRHFPLSPISLKEHFRSLEERKRLVKEGGAHPSDTLPRKKTTVTPQFSCVTLGHSMLNKSQPPPVQSCSCASILPRAMSVSSNTDTHRLHKGQATRSNMYLDSGNGQAYDTMSLDSMDTSISVCSPDNVSCASTSNVTRLEEMEHLLRQAQEEKNRLIEHKEQEMESRKQALEEERRREHLEKRLQEETNRRQKLVDREVKLREKQRVQSRPLTRYLPVRKDDFDLRAHIESAGHSADTCFHLSLTEKICRGFLVKMGRKIKTWKKHWFVFDRNRRTLSYFSDKHEAKLKGVIYFQAIEEVYYDHLKKAHKSPNPCLTFSVKTHDRIYYMLAPSPEAMRIWIDVIVTGAEGYTQFMV; this comes from the exons ATGAACAGCATGCTGCCTCTGAAGAGCCCTGTCTCACCCCTGGGCTACAGCACAG ACTATCTGAAGTTTAGTAGTGACTACAGACATGGGGAGGTGGGAGGGGCCAGCAGCGCCAGAGGGATGCGCTCAGCCTCAGAGCTCCGTGATTTGATGGACACCTTACAACGCAAGAAGATCGCCCTGGAGACAAGCCTGAGAGCCAATGGGGACGCTAGCCCCTCGTACTTCAGTATGACACAG TCTCCACCCACCACATCTGTGACCTCACCCACCTCGATGTGGTCAGCCTATCAGGAACAGGCTAGGCGCTTCTACGGCTCTgatcgtcctcctctctctggcaAAGCTGCCGCCCCTCGCTCCCCCTCTCGGCGCTCTGACCCCCCTTCCTCCCGAACCTCCATGACCCGGAAACAATCATACCAATCACAGGACAGCCTGCTCATCTCAACTGGCAATGGGCGACGCCCACTAAACCCAAACTCCTCCCCCCTGTTGTCGATGCGGAACTGTGGAGGTTCCTCTAACTCAGTGGCCGGTGGTgataacctctcctctcctccaccctcatcCCTCTTTCCAACTAGTGGAGCAGCCAGCATGCCCTCGAGTCCCCGCCTGGGACTACGAAGCCACGGCAACCATGAGCCGGTGCCTAGCAACCGAACCAGGAAGTACTCTGCAGGGTCTATAGGCGGCATAATGGAAAGTCACAGCTGCTCACTGCCCCGCCTCTGCCCCTCATCACCTCGTTCCCATGACAACGGAGCCCTGGCCCTGTTTTCCCTCCCCCTGACCTCTAATCCTCTACGCAACTCCTCTCACAACAATAGCCAAAACCACACCACAAACAACAACTACAACCATAACCAAATGACTAACTTCACCTACAGCCATGCCCAAAACATGAACCGGAACCAAGGAGAGGGGGTggaatccatctctctctccatccctgaaTCTCCCACCCAGGCCCCTCCAGACGTGACCTCACCGTCCCTATCAGGGGGCTCTTCCAGCCCCGGTGTGGCCAAGATACTCAGCTTCACCTCCACCAGCTCCACCTCCAGCCTTCAGGAGCCACAGAGGTCAGCCAGCCGAGGAGCCTCCCCTGGACCAGAGCTCTTTCTGGGGGAGAGGCGGAGAGAGCACAGGGGGGGAAGACTGGAGCCTGGGCTAGGATTAGAGGAACGAAGGCAGTCATTTGGAAAGGGAGGGGTGGGGCTGGGGGCTGGGTTGACCCCACCAGGGGGGTTCAGGGTGAGGAGTGGCAGTATCAGCTCCCTGAGTGGGAAGGAAGAACTGACTGACTACCACCATCgccagagagacgagagactACGAGAACAGGAAGTGGAGAGACTg GAACTCCAACGGCTGGAGACCATCCTGTCTTTGTGTTCAGAGCTGGGGCGATCGGAGCAGGACAGGGAGAAGAGTGTTGGTTCTAGTCCAAGTACCGGTGCCGGTCTAGCCGATCTCCAAAAGATCAACCGGGAACTAGAGAAGCTCCAGGTCTCTGACGACAAAGAGCCAGTATCCGTCTTCTTCGACTTAACCGTTAACAGAAATGGTACCGCCTCGGAAAACAATTATTATGGTAATGACAAGGAGCGTCAGGTTGGACAGCGATGGAGCAGAGATCCCCGTGACAACAGGGCGAAATCACCCGTCGTCACTCTACGAAGCTCTGCCTCCTCGCCCACCCCGCATCTACCGAGGACCAATCAG GCGCTGGCGGAGGAGGGACGGCGGAGGAAGGAAGTGACCCGTGTGGAGGAGGACAGGATCCAGGTGCTCAACAACATGGACAAGCTGGAACAGAAGATCAAAGAACTGGACAACCAGATGGACGAATCACTCAGAGAA GTGGAGATGGAGGGTGCCCTGGTGCAGGCTGAGCAGGATGCAGAGCTATCAGCTCTGCAGCAGGAGAGAGATGCTGTGGAGACACTCGACACCAAGATGGCCGACATGGAACAGGCACCGGACCAGAAGCCTCAG gactcTGAGGTGCTGGAGGCTGAGACGAAGCGTTTTAAGGACCTGGAGGACCAGCAGATGGAGAGTGAGAGTCATcataatgaggaggaggagacaagcACACAACACCTTCTCAGAGAGATCGTTGACTATCAACTCAGCACCGTCACACGCAAG GGGAGGCTGGTGACCCTGAAGAAGCAGGCGGACCTGATTACCCAGCAGGCTCAGCGAGAGAAGGATAGCTTTCTGAAGGAGAGGACCAACCTGCAGATGATGCTGCAGAGG gagaAAGAGAACCATGCCTCTCTGGAGAGGAAGTATGCTGACCTCACAGGTGGGCGGCACTTCCCTCTCAGTCCTATCAGTCTCAAGGAG CACTTCCGTtcgctggaggagaggaagaggttaGTGAAAGAAGGCGGGGCCCACCCGAGTGACACGTTACCCAGGAAGAAGACCACTGTCACCCCTCAGTTCAGCTGTGTTACACTGGGACACAGCATGCTTAACAAg TCCCAGCCGCCCCCGGTGCAGAGTTGTAGCTGTGCCAGTATTCTACCAAGGGCCATGTCTGTCTCCAGCAATACAGATACACACCGTCTGCACAagg GTCAGGCCACCCGGTCCAACATGTACCTGGACAGTGGCAACGGCCAGGCCTACGACACCATGAGCTTGGACTCCATGGACACCAGCATCTCCGTCTGCTCACCTGACAACGtctcctg tgcCAGCACGTCTAATGTGACCAGACTGGAGGAGATGGAGCATCTACTGAGACAGGCCCAGGAAGAGAAGAACCGCCTCATAGAACACAag GAGCAAGAGATGGAGTCGCGCAAACAGgctctggaggaggagagaaggagggagcatCTGGAGAAACGACTGCAGGAGGAGACCAACAGACGACAGAAACTTGTCGACAGGGAGGTGAAACTACGGGAGAAACAGAGAGTACAg TCCCGTCCTCTGACGCGTTACCTGCCGGTGCGTAAGGATGATTTTGACCTGAGGGCCCATATAGAGTCAGCGGGCCACAGCGCTGACACGTGTTTCCACCTGTCCCTCACGGAGAAGATCTGTCGAGGATTCCTGGTCAAGATGGGGAGAAAGATCAAGACCTGGAAGAAACACTGGTTCGTCTTCGACCGCAACCGGCGAACGCTCTCCTATTTCTCAG ACAAGCACGAGGCCAAGCTGAAAGGGGTCATCTATTTTCAAGCCATAGAAGAAGTTTATTACGACCACTTAAAGAAGGCACACAAG agTCCTAACCCGTGTCTGACGTTCAGTGTGAAGACTCATGACAGGATCTACTACATGCTGGCCCCCTCTCCTGAGGCCATGAGGATCTGGATAGACGTTATCGTCACCGGGGCCGAGGGATACACTCAGTTCATGGTGTAG